AAGAATCGCCATTCTTCGCAAAAAGGCGAAAGCAGAAGGGCTCGATATTCCGAATGAGGTGATGCTGTACATAGCAAACCAGATTGATTCGAATATTAGGGAGCTTGAAGGAGCACTCATTCGTGTAGTAGCCTATTCCTCGCTGATTAATAAAGACATCAACGCAGATCTAGCAGCAGAGGCTTTAAAGGATATTATTCCAAGCTCGAAGCCGCGGATGGTGACCATTACGGATATTCAGAAAACCGTCGGTCAGCATTACCAAGTCCGGCTGGAAGATTTTAAAGCGAAAAAACGGACAAAATCCGTCGCGTTCCCTAGACAAATCGCCATGTATCTTTCCAGAGAGCTGACCGATTCTTCTCTTCCTAAAATCGGAGAAGAGTTTGGAGGGCGGGATCATACGACCGTAATCCATGCTCATGAGAAAATCAGCAAAATGCTTCAAGTGGATGATCAGCTGCAGCGCCAGGTGAAAGAAATTAAAGAATCTCTTAAAAACTAAACCGTGAATAATGTGCATAACTTTCTCTCATTCATACACAGTCTATCCACATGTTGATAGACTGTGTTTCCTTGTCTTTTTGAAGTTATCCACATAATCACAGGCCCTACTAGTACTTCTACTAGTTTTTAAAACATTATTTAATATATTTGGACGTTAGAACAGGAGGGAATCGAATGAAATTTGTCATTCAAAAAGATAAACTAGCACAAGGCGTGCAAGACGTGATGAAAGCCGTATCTTCCCGAACTACTATTCCCATTCTTACCGGAATAAAAATTGTGGCCAACAGTGAAGGAGTAACGCTAACAGGAAGTGATTCCGATATTTCCATCGAATCCTTTATCCCGATTGAGGAAAAAGGAAAGATCAATGTTGAAGTTCAGACTCCAGGAAGCATTGTGCTGCAAGCCCGTTTCTTTAGCGAGATCGTAAAAAAACTGCCTAAAGACACAGTTGAGATGGAAGTTCAGAATCATTTTTCAACGATTATCCGTTCTGGAAAAGCTGAGTTCAACCTTAACGGTCAGGATGCTCAGGAATACCCTCATCTTCCGAATGTTGAAGAGGAGAATGTTTTCCGTATTCCAACAGATCTTTTAAAAACCTTGATCAGGCAGACTGGCTTTGCTGTATCGACCTCTGAAACGAGACCGATTTTGACAGGCGTCAATTGGAAAATTGAAGATGGAGAGCTTACCTGCATCGCGACAGACAGCCACCGTCTTGCATTGAGAAAAACAAGCATTGATGCAGGCCATGAAGGAAAATACAATGTGGTGATTCCGGGGAAAAGTTTAACAGAGCTAAGCAAGATACTGGATGATTCCAATGATTTGACGGAAATGGTGTTCACAGATAACCAGGTTTTGTTTAAATCGAAAAATATTCTGTTTTTCTCAAGACTCTTAGATGGCAACTACCCGGATACATCCCGTCTGATCCCCGATGAAAGCAAAACGGATGTACTTGTTCAGACAAAAGAATTTCTTCAATCCATCGACCGTGCTTCGCTTCTTGCAAAAGAAGGCCGGAACAATGTCGTGAAACTGTCGACTTTAGAAGGCGGCATGCTCGAGATCTCTTCTAACTCTCCAGAAATCGGAAAGGTTATAGAAGAAGTACAAACAGAAGAAATTTCCGGAGAGGAATTAAAAATTTCTTTCAGCGCAAAATATATGATGGATGCTTTAAAAGCACTGGAAAGCAGCGAAATCAAAGTAAGCTTTACAGGTGCAATGAGACCGTTCCTGATCCGTACGCCAGAGGATGATACTATTCTTCAGCTGATTCTTCCGGTTCGTACGTATTAAACTCATAAGCAACATGGCTGGCATGAATGTGTCAGCCTTCTTTTTTGTACACGAGGAATGGACACTGTTCGTTTTAGAGAAATATCTTATTGTGGGTTGTTGTATAACAAGGAGCTGTCCTCTTTCCTTTTCAGCAGAAAATAGGTAAAATAGAGGGTACGCCGAAATGCAGCGATTAGATTTTGAATGATTGGGAGGTAAGAGCATGAGTGAAAAGCAGCACATTCAAATCGATACGGAATTTATTACGTTAGGACAATTTCTGAAGCTTGCGGATGTGATCCAGTCCGGAGGGATGGTGAAATGGTTTTTGAGCGAGCACGAAGTTTTTGTGAACGGTGAATCGGAAAACCGCCGCGGCAAGAAGCTGAGACACCAGGATACAGTCGAGGTTCCCGGGGTTGGATCGTTTGTTGTAATCAGCACGCATGAATAGAGCAAAGTTGGTGGGAAGATGCATATACAAGAGCTGAAGCTAAGAAATTATCGTAATTATCCGGAACTGACGGTTTCTTTTGAAAATAAAGTGAACGTCATTATCGGAGAAAACGCTCAGGGAAAAACAAACATGATGGAAGCGATTTATGTCCTGGCTATGGCAAAATCCCACCGTACCTCCAATGATAAAGATCTTATCCGCTGGGATGAAGAATATGCTAAAATAGAGGGAAGGGTCGTAAAAGCTAACGGAGCTATTCCCATGCAGCTTGTCCTTTCCAAAAAAGGAAAAAAAGCGAAAATTAATCATCTGGAACAGCAGAAGCTAAGCCAGTATATTGGGGCAGTCAATGTTATTATGTTCGCTCCCGAAGATCTGAACCTTGTTAAGGGAAGCCCCCAGGTAAGGAGAAGGTTTGTCGATATGGAGATCGGACAGGTTTCGGCTGTCTATTTGCATGACCTGAGCCACTATCAGAAAATCCTTCAGCAGCGGAATCATTACTTAAAGCAGCTGCAAATCAGGAAACAGCATGACCGGACGATGCTTGAGGTTTTGACAGAGCAGCTGAGCGAAGCAGCTGCCAAGCTGTACCGAAGACGGAAATTGTTTATTGATCAGCTGGAGAAATGGGCCCAGCCCATCCATTCAGGCATCTCGAGAGGTCTTGAAACGCTGACTATCCAATATAAATCCTCCACTGAGGTATCAGAAGATGCGGATTTGTCGAAAATGATAGAAGTATACTTGGAAAAGTTTGATAAAATAAAAGAACGAGAAATCGAGCGTGGAACGACACTTGCCGGACCGCATAGGGATGACCTGCTGTTTTTTGTTAATGGACGTGATGTTCAAACATTTGGCTCACAAGGCCAGCAGCGGACGACGGCTCTTTCTTTAAAGCTTGCAGAAATTGAATTGATACACGAAGAAATTGGAGAATATCCGATTTTACTTTTGGATGATGTGCTTTCTGAACTGGATGATTACCGGCAATCCCACCTTTTGAACACGATTCAGGGAAGGGTCCAGACATTCGTAACAACGACGAGTGTAGAAGGAATTGATCATCAGACATTAAAAGAAGCAGCTTCCTACCGGGTATCTTCTGGTGAGCTGGATCCAAACGAATCGAGGTGAGCAGCATGTATATCCATTTAGGAGATGACTTTGTCGTGCCATCCAAAGATGTCATTTTTATTATGGATTACCCCTCATCCAAGACATCTGATATTGTGTCCGAGTTTTTGGAAAAGCAGAAGGAGAAAGTGATTCAGCTTTCCGAGGGAGATGCGAAATCGATCGTTGTAACAGAAAAACATATTTATTTTTCTCCCCTGTCATCAAGCACACTCAAAAAAAGAGCGCATATCGCGTTTGATATAGATTCCACCCGAAAAATCAGCATAATGGCACCATAAGTCGTAAAGAGTAGGTGAACATAATTGGCCATGGAACAAAAACAAATGGAACAACAAGCATATGATGAAAACCAGATACAAGTACTTGAAGGCCTTGAAGCGGTTCGTAAGCGTCCCGGAATGTACATCGGTTCGACAAGCGCCAGAGGCTTGCACCACTTAGTCTGGGAAATTGTTGATAATAGTATTGATGAAGCACTCGCTGGTCACTGTGATGAAATTAACGTCATTATTGAAGAGGACAACAGCATTACCGTAACCGATAACGGCCGCGGAATTCCGGTCGGAATCCATGAAAAAATGGGACGGCCGGCTGTTGAAGTCATCATGACCGTACTCCATGCCGGAGGTAAATTCGGCGGCGGAGGCTATAAGGTTTCCGGAGGTCTTCACGGTGTTGGTGCATCTGTTGTTAATGCCCTTTCCACTTTGCTTGAAGTCAAAGTCCACCGTGATGGGAAAATCCACTACCAGCGCTTCGAGCGCGGTGTACCTCAGGGCGATCTTGAGATTATTGGGGAAACCGACAAAACAGGAACCATTATTCACTTTGTGCCTGATGATGAAATATTCACGGAAACGACAGAGTATGACTATGAAACACTGGCAAACCGTTTAAGAGAGCTTGCGTTCCTTAACCGCGGCATCAACATTGTCATTGAAGACAAGCGCGAGAATAAACGCAAAAATGAATATCACTATGAGGGCGGAATTAAATCCTATGTAGAGCATTTAAACCGGACAAAAGAAGTGATTCATGAAGAGCCTGTTTACCTTGAAGGGGAAAAAGACGGGATTACGATTGAAATTGCCCTTCAATACAACGAAGGCTATACAACGAGCATTTATTCGTTTGCTAATAACATTCATACGTACGAGGGCGGGACGCATGAGGCAGGGTTCAAGACAGCCCTTACCCGTGTAATCAACGATTATGCCCGCAAACAAAATGTGTTCAAGGACAATGATGCGAACCTGAGCGGTGAAGATGTCCGGGAAGGAATTACCGCAATCGTCAGCATTAAGCATCCTGATCCGCAATTTGAAGGACAAACAAAAACGAAGCTTGGAAATTCCGAAGCGCGTACCGTAACGGATTCACTTTTCGACCAGGGCTTCGAAACCTTCCTGCTTGAAAATCCGCAGGTTGCGAAAAAAATCGTAGAAAAAGGTCTGATGGCCGCACGTGCCAGAATGGCTGCCAAAAAGGCGAGAGAACTGACACGCCGCAAAAGTGCGCTTGAGATCTCCAACCTTCCGGGAAAACTTGCGGATTGTTCTTCTAAAGATCCATCCATCAGCGAACTGTATGTCGTGGAGGGAGATTCTGCCGGAGGCTCCGCGAAGCAAGGACGCAGCCGTCATTTCCAGGCAATCCTGCCGCTCCGCGGAAAAATCATCAACGTGGAAAAAGCGCGTCTTGATAAAATTCTATCCAACAATGAGATCCGCACGATCATTACCGCTCTTGGAACGGGAATCGGCGAGGATTTTGATATTGCAAAAGCAAGATATCATAAAATTGTCATCATGACAGATGCCGATGTCGATGGAGCGCATATCCGCACATTGCTTCTGACATTCTTCTACCGGTATATGCGTGAAATTATTGAAAGTGGCTACATCTACATTGCCCAGCCGCCGCTTTACAAAATTCAGCAGGGCAAGCGGATCGAGTATGCATACAACGACCGTGAGCTCGAGCGCATTCTTGGAGAATTACCGCAAAATCCGAAACCAGGCATTCAGCGCTACAAAGGTCTTGGAGAGATGAACCCTGAGCAGCTATGGGAAACAACGATGGATCCAGATACTAGAACCCTTCTGCAGGTCAACCTTCAGGATGCCATTGAAGCGGACGAAACGTTTGATATCCTTATGGGTGACAAGGTAGAGCCGCGCCGGAACTTTATTGAAGAAAATGCCCGGTATGTTAAAAATCTTGATATTTAATAAAAAAACTATGTTAAAGTCTGGTGTTGATTTTTAACACCTGTTGATTGGAGTGGAAGGCGAACGCCTGCTAGCTGCAATCAACAGCCAAATTTAACAGAGCTATTAAAAAAAGCCCCGCTTAAATGAGCGGGTTTTTTTGTTGGGAAAAGCACGGAGATAGCAGAAAAGAAATGTAATGTAAGAGTTTACAATAAGCCGGGCTCTTGGTATGATAAATTCATTGATTAACGTAAACGTTTACACACATATTTTTTTACCCATTTACGTAAACGTTTACCAAACGAAGGAGGAGTGCTCATCATGTTAAGAAAACGATTGATGTACAGTGTTTTTCTACTCATCGGTATGGGTTTGCTTACTTCATGCCAGGCTGAGAATACTTCGTCTGCCGGGAAAGTGAAGCTTGAGCTGTTTTCCAATAAATCTGAGAATGTCAAAACCTTTGAAGGCCTCATCGCTGAATTTGAAAAGAAAAATCCAGCGATTGATATTCAGCTTAATGCACCTCCTGAAGCAGACACAGTCCTTAAAACCAGACTCGTGAAAGAGGACATGCCGGACATGCTTGCCATTGGTGGAAACGGATCCTACGGAGAATTGGCAAACGCAGGAATCTTTTATGATTTTTCCAAAACAGACCTTCTCAATCAAGTGAAGCCTTCCTATTTAGAAATGATTAATACTCTTTCCAATGAACAGAGCGGTACATACGGTATTCCCTATTCAACCAATGCGAACGTAGTGATTTACAACAAAGAAAAATTCCAAAAGTACGGATTTGACGCTCCCAAAACATGGAGTGAATTTACAGAACAGCTGGAGAAAGTGAAGCAGGCCGGCGATGTACCGATTTACTTCACTCTCAAAGATGCCTGGACAGGGATGATTCCGTGGAATTCAATTGCAGGAAATCTGCAGGGTGAAAACTTTGCGGAGAAAAAACGAAAAGGGGAAGCAAGCTTTGAAAAAAACTATTCTGAAGTGGCGGATAAGATGCTGACTCTCTTGGAATATGGCCATAAGAATAATTACGGATACGGCTATGCAGATGGGAACAAAGCATTTGCAAATGGCGACGGTGTATTTTATCTGCAGGGAAACTGGGCAATCCCGGAAATACAGAAAATTAATCCGGAACTGGAGCTTGGGGTTTTTCCGCTCCCGGTAACAGATCAGCCTGATCAAAACAATCTTGTATCAGGAGTCGACGTACTTTTGACAATGAATAAAGACATCGAACATCCGGAAGAAGCTAAGAAGTTCTTAGCCTTTATGCTGGAGGAGAAGCAATCCAAACGGTATATCGAAGAACAAAAAGCCTTTTCTGCACTTGAAGGAGTGATTCAGGAGGACCCCGTGATGGAAGGAATCCAGGATAGTTTTAAAAACGAGCAGTTAACCGGCTTCCCTGACCATTCCTATCCGAGAGCAATACGTCCAGAGGGGATCATTCAGGAATTTTTAATCAGCAAAAACAAAGAGGCTTTTTTACGAAAAATGGACCGGGAATGGGATAAGGTTCAAAATCGCTACTAATTTCGCCTTAAGGGGGGACCAGACGGATGAAATCAAGACAACGGGCTTTCATGCTCATGACCATTCCTGCGCTTATTCTCTTTTTCATTTTTCATACATATCCGGCGCTGCAGGGAATCTATTACAGCTTTACCGACTATAAAGGCTACGGCGAATGGAATTTTGTCGGACTGAAAAACTATTTTAATGTTTTTCAGGATGAGCGGGCACTTCAGGCCTATGGATTTACGTTCAAATTTGCAATTATCGCGACAATATTAGTTAATATCTTCAGTTTGGTTATTGCCATCGGACTAAATTCAAAAATCAAATTTTCAAAGACGCTACGGGCTGTCTATTTTCTTCCGAATATCCTCAGTATTTTGATCGTTGGGTACATTTTCAACTTCATTTTCACCTTTTTTATTCCGGATATTGCTCAAGCGCTTGGCATCAATGCCCTTGCAGAAAATATCCTTGGAAAGCCTGATGCTGCCTGGATTGGGATTATCGTGGTGTCCGTATGGCAAGGCGTTGCTTTTAACACCATCCTTTATCTGGCCGGTCTCGTCACGATCCCGGAGGAGCTGTATGAAGCAGCAAGCATTGATGGAGCAGGGACCTGGAAAAAGTTCTGGAGCATTACGTTTCCTCTGATTGCACCATTCTTCACGATCAACATGGTGCTCGCAATGAAAAACTTCCTGATGGTGTTTGACCATATTATGGCGATGACAGGCGGAGGCCCGGGTACATCAACGGAATCGATTTCTTTATTGATTTTCCGCGGCGGCTTTGAGGGCGGAGAATTCGCCTATCAGTCTGCCAATGCCGTCATCTATTTCTTGGTCATTGTGATTATTTCTGTAGTTCAGCTGCGCTATCTTCAAAGAAGAGAGGTGGAACTGTGATGAAAAAAGGCAAAACAAACTGGCTTATTACAGGTCTTTTAATCGCGGGTTCCCTACTGATTCTTTTTCCGCTTTATCTCGCTGTTACGATCTCATTTAAAACGCCGGAAGAGATGGGGAAATCCCTTCTCGCCCTGCCGGAGCAATGGAACTTCTCCAACTATGCCCAGGCAATCGAGCTGACAAACTTTTTTCAGGCGATGGGCAATAGCTTATTCATTACAATTTTCGTTGTTGTTCTGACTCTGCTTACGAACTCAATGGTCGCGTATGCCATTGCGCGCAATATGCACAAAAAATTTTATAAGTTTATTTTTTACTACCTGGTTAGTGCGATGTTTATTCCTTTTCCGATCATCATGCTGCCGATTGTCAAGCAGACAGCACAATGGAATCTCGATAACCTGGTTGGGTTGATTTTTCTTTATGTTGTATACGGATTGGCTTTCAACGTGTTTTTGTATGTAGGGTATATCAAGTCTATACCAGCAGAATTGGAAGAAGCAGCGATTGTGGATGGAGCGAGTACATGGGTGGTTTTCTGGAAGGTCATCTTCCCTCTGCTTATGCCGATGAACGCAACAGTCGGCATATTGACGACTCTGTGGGCCTGGAACGACTTTATGCTGCCGCTCGTCATCATCAGCGACAGGGAGCTCTCCACTCTGCCGCTCGTGCAATTCGTCTTCCAGGGACAGTTCAGCACCGATTATAATTTAGCCTTCTCTTCTTACTTGATGGCATTAGCTCCAATGATTCTTGTCTATATCATTGCGCAAAAATGGATTATCAGCGGAGTTACGAAGGGTGCAATAAAGTAAATATGTTCTAAAGGTGTGATCCATTTTTCATCCCCCTCCGTTTACTTAGTAAATAGAGCATTTGAGGAGAGATGAAAATGAAGGTTCATATGAAAATGAAAAGAACATGGTTGGCTGTACCTCTAAGCATCGCACTATTAGTACCAGCAGCGGGTGTTGCTTCAGCCCATGAAGGACATTCAATGAATCATTCCGGCAATATGAAAATGTCAACCGAAGTCTCTAATCCTGCAATCGACTTACGAGCACAGCTTGATGCTATTCTTTCAGAACATGCATACTTGGCTGTCGTAGCGATGCAAAAAGGCATTGACGGAAAAGAAGATTTCGATGAGGCAGCTGCTCAGCTGAATGAGAATACGGATGCTCTATCAACGGCAGTCGGTTCCGTTTACGGTGAAGAAGCAGGCAATGCGTTCAAGGAGATCTGGGGCAGCCACATCGGCTACTTCGTAGATTATGTCAAAGCAACCGCTGCAAAAGATGAAGATGGCAAAATGAAGGCAAAAAAAGATCTTGATGAATATCGTGTTGAACAAGCCCAATTTTTAGATAAAGCAACAGGAGGCCGTTTAAAAGCGAAAGATCTTGAAGAAGGCCTAAAAATGCACGTAACTGAATTAATTACAGCATTTGATAGCTATACAGAAAAAGACTATGATACAACTTACAGCACAGTTAGAGAATCCATTAAGCATATGTATGGAGTAGGAAAAGGCCTTTCTTGGGCGATTACAGATCAATTCCCTGATAAATTCGAGAAAAAATCTGTTGATACTCCTGCAGCCAATCTCAGAGCTGATTTAAACTACCTGTTCTCCGAGCATGCCGCTCTTGCAGCCTTAGCGATGCAAAAAGGAATTGACGGGACAGAAGACTTTGATGAGGCTGCCGCTGCCCTTAACGAAAATACAAATGATTTATCAGCTGCTGTTGCATCCGTATACGGAAATGAAGGCGGAGAGCAGTATAAAAAAATCTGGAACAGCCACATTGGCTATCTTGTAGACTATGTGAAGGCTACAGGTGCGAAGGATGAAAAAGCAAAAGAAATGGCGTTAAAGGAGCTGGATGAATATCGTGCAGAACAAGCAAAATTCCTGGATACAGCAACAGAAGGCAGATTAAAAGCAGCGGATCTGGAAAAAGGTTTGGAAATGCATATTGATCAATTGCTAAACGCTTTTAACAGCTATAATGAAAAAGACTACGAGATGGCTTATGACAGCATCCATGAAGCCTATAATCATATGTTTGGTGTAGGTCTTGGTGTTTCAGGAGCAATCGTAGATCAATACCCTGATAAGTTTATGAGCAGCATGCCTACCGAAATGCCAAAAACAGGTATGGGCGGAACATCCGATTCAGGAAATTCTTCATTGATTTGGATGAGTGTTTCAGGATTCATTCTGGCCCTTGCTGCTATTGCAACAATTGTTCGAAAAAGAAGATTGAACTAATTGAAATAGGTTTTTTAGAGAAGAACCTCCAGTTTATTGCTGGAGGTTCTTTTTTTGATCAAAAATTCACAAAGAAAGGAGTTTTTCGCCAATAGACGTGTAATATAAAGGGATTATTGATATAATGGAGAATATGGCCTGATTTCAAACTACATAAAATCTTTGAAATAATTTTCATATAAACGGAGATAGTTTTTTCTAACTCCCAAACTAAAGTTCTGGGGAGGTTTAAACATGGCTGAAGATAAAACACCTCAAGTGAAAGAAATAAATATTAGCCAGGAAATGCGTTCTTCATTCCTGGATTATGCGATGAGCGTCATCGTATCACGTGCACTGCCTGACGTGCGCGATGGATTGAAACCGGTCCACCGCAGAATTTTGTATGCGATGAATGATCTCGGCATGACGAGCGACAAGCCCTTTAAGAAGTCGGCACGTATCGTCGGTGAAGTAATCGGTAAGTATCACCCCCATGGTGATTCCGCTGTTTACGACACAATGGTCAGGATGGCGCAGGATTTCAACTTCCGGTACATGCTTGTAGACGGACACGGAAACTTCGGTTCAGTGGACGGCGATGCAGCAGCTGCGATGCGTTATACAGAAGCGCGCATGTCTAAAATTTCAATGGAAATCCTTCGGGATATTAATAAAGATACAATTGACTATCAAGATAACTACGACGGCTCAGAAAAAGAACCAGTCGTTCTTCCGGCAAGATTCCCGAACCTGCTAGTTAACGGTGCGGCTGGAATCGCAGTCGGAATGGCTACAAACATCCCTCCCCATCAGCTGGGCGAGGTAATTGACGGTGTTCTTGCCGTTAGTAAAAATCCGGATGTAACCATTGCTGAACTAATGGAAATCATTCCAGGTCCGGACTTCCCGACTGCCGGCCAGATTCTTGGGCGCAGCGGAATCCGCAAAGCATATGAAACGGGCAGAGGTTCCATCATTGTCCGTGCAAAGGTTGAAATTGAAGAGAAGCCATCAGGCAAACAAGTTATTCTTGTCCACGAGCTTCCTTACCAGGTAAATAAAGCGAGATTAATTGAAAAAATCGCTGACCTTGTCCGCGATAAAAAAATAGAGGGTATTTCCGATCTTCGTGATGAGTCCGACCGTAACGGTATGAGAATTGTCATCGAGGTTCGCAAAGATGCCAATGCGAATGTTCTTTTAAACAACCTTTACAAGCAGACTGCTCTGCAGACAAGCTTTGGTATTAACATGCTTGCCCTTGCAAACGGCCAGCCGCAGGTACTGAACCTTAAGCAGTTCCTTGAGCATTACCTGGAACACCAAAAAGTTGTTATTAAGAGACGTACTGCCTTTGAATTGAGAAAAGCAGAAGCACGTGCTCATATTTTAGAGGGCCTGCGGATTGCGCTCGATCATTTGGATGCCGTCATCGCTTTGATTCGCGGCTCGCAGACGACTGAGATTGCCCGTCAAGGCTTAATGGAGCAGTTTTCACTCAGCGAAAAGCAGGCACAGGCGATTCTTGATATGCGTCTTCAGCGTTTGACAGGTCTGGAAAGAGAAAAAATTGAAGAAGAATACCAGGGTCTTGTACAGCTGATTGCCGAATTGAAGGCCATCCTTGCTGACGAAGAAAAAGTACTCGAAATCATCAGAGAAGAGCTTCTTGAAATTAAAGAGCGCTTCAATGATGTGCGCCGCACGGAACTGATTGCCGGCGGAGCAGAGGTATTTGAAGATGAAGATCTCATTCCTGTAGAAAACATCGTACTTACACTTACTCATAATGGATACATTAAACGTCTCCCAATCTCAACCTACCGCAGCCAGAAGCGCGGAGGAAGAGGAATTCAAGGGATGGGCACAAACGAGGATGATTTCGTCGATCAGCTTTTGACAACCTCAACCCATGACACCATTCTTTATTTCACCAATAAAGGGAAGGTATACCGCACGAAAGGGTATGAAGTGCCTGAATACGGCCGCACGGCTAAAGGTCTTCCAATCGTTAACCTTCTTGGAGTGGAGCGGGATGAGTGGGTAAAAGCCATTATTCCAGTTTCTGAATTTGTGGATGACTGGTATCTGTTCTTTACAACTAAAGAGGGGATTTCCAAACGGACTCCGCTTAGCCAGTTCGCCAATATCCGTACGAACGGTCTGATCGCCCTTGGACTGCGCGAAGAGGATGAACTTATTTCTGTCCGCCTTACGGATGGATCAAAAGACATTATTATTGGAACGAAGGACGGAATGATGATCCGTTTCCCTGAGACGGACGTTCGTCAAATGGGAAGAACCGCTACTGGAGTGAAGGGGATTAACCTTAGCGAAGGTGATGAAGTAGTCGGTATGGAGATTCTGGAAGAAGACACAGATATCCTGATTGTAACGCGGAATGGTTTTGGGAAGAGGACTCCTGCTGGGGAGTACCGTATTCAAAGCCGCGGCGGTAAAGGTTTGAAAACGTGCAATATAACAGAGAAAAACGGCTCTGTTGTATCCTTTAAAGCTTCCACCGGCGAAGAAGATCTGATGCTCATCACGGCAAATGGAGTTCTGATCCGTATGGATGTTAACGATATTTCCACGATGGGACGTAACACACAAGGTGTACGTTTGATCAGGCTGGGTGAAAATCATCATGTTGCAACGGTTGCTCTCGTTGAAAAAGAAGAGCCTGCTGCAGAAGAAGAAGAGTTGCTGGAAGAAGGGCATCATGATAGTGAATCTTCAGCTGAATAAAAAATAGTAAAAAAAAGGGACAACCATTAAAGGTTGTCCCTTTTTTTGCCGATAAAAGGAATATATAGGACAAACGGCTCATATAAGGACAGGGGGGTGTTTCGAAAATGCGCACAGGATTGGAGCAAATAATTGACGGGTGTGTTCTCTCAGAAGATATTAATGGTAAGTCTAAAGAACCATTAATGAAGAAAGAAACGGTCATGGATGA
The Metabacillus sp. FJAT-52054 genome window above contains:
- a CDS encoding copper amine oxidase codes for the protein MKMKRTWLAVPLSIALLVPAAGVASAHEGHSMNHSGNMKMSTEVSNPAIDLRAQLDAILSEHAYLAVVAMQKGIDGKEDFDEAAAQLNENTDALSTAVGSVYGEEAGNAFKEIWGSHIGYFVDYVKATAAKDEDGKMKAKKDLDEYRVEQAQFLDKATGGRLKAKDLEEGLKMHVTELITAFDSYTEKDYDTTYSTVRESIKHMYGVGKGLSWAITDQFPDKFEKKSVDTPAANLRADLNYLFSEHAALAALAMQKGIDGTEDFDEAAAALNENTNDLSAAVASVYGNEGGEQYKKIWNSHIGYLVDYVKATGAKDEKAKEMALKELDEYRAEQAKFLDTATEGRLKAADLEKGLEMHIDQLLNAFNSYNEKDYEMAYDSIHEAYNHMFGVGLGVSGAIVDQYPDKFMSSMPTEMPKTGMGGTSDSGNSSLIWMSVSGFILALAAIATIVRKRRLN
- the gyrA gene encoding DNA gyrase subunit A, which encodes MAEDKTPQVKEINISQEMRSSFLDYAMSVIVSRALPDVRDGLKPVHRRILYAMNDLGMTSDKPFKKSARIVGEVIGKYHPHGDSAVYDTMVRMAQDFNFRYMLVDGHGNFGSVDGDAAAAMRYTEARMSKISMEILRDINKDTIDYQDNYDGSEKEPVVLPARFPNLLVNGAAGIAVGMATNIPPHQLGEVIDGVLAVSKNPDVTIAELMEIIPGPDFPTAGQILGRSGIRKAYETGRGSIIVRAKVEIEEKPSGKQVILVHELPYQVNKARLIEKIADLVRDKKIEGISDLRDESDRNGMRIVIEVRKDANANVLLNNLYKQTALQTSFGINMLALANGQPQVLNLKQFLEHYLEHQKVVIKRRTAFELRKAEARAHILEGLRIALDHLDAVIALIRGSQTTEIARQGLMEQFSLSEKQAQAILDMRLQRLTGLEREKIEEEYQGLVQLIAELKAILADEEKVLEIIREELLEIKERFNDVRRTELIAGGAEVFEDEDLIPVENIVLTLTHNGYIKRLPISTYRSQKRGGRGIQGMGTNEDDFVDQLLTTSTHDTILYFTNKGKVYRTKGYEVPEYGRTAKGLPIVNLLGVERDEWVKAIIPVSEFVDDWYLFFTTKEGISKRTPLSQFANIRTNGLIALGLREEDELISVRLTDGSKDIIIGTKDGMMIRFPETDVRQMGRTATGVKGINLSEGDEVVGMEILEEDTDILIVTRNGFGKRTPAGEYRIQSRGGKGLKTCNITEKNGSVVSFKASTGEEDLMLITANGVLIRMDVNDISTMGRNTQGVRLIRLGENHHVATVALVEKEEPAAEEEELLEEGHHDSESSAE
- a CDS encoding carbohydrate ABC transporter permease: MKKGKTNWLITGLLIAGSLLILFPLYLAVTISFKTPEEMGKSLLALPEQWNFSNYAQAIELTNFFQAMGNSLFITIFVVVLTLLTNSMVAYAIARNMHKKFYKFIFYYLVSAMFIPFPIIMLPIVKQTAQWNLDNLVGLIFLYVVYGLAFNVFLYVGYIKSIPAELEEAAIVDGASTWVVFWKVIFPLLMPMNATVGILTTLWAWNDFMLPLVIISDRELSTLPLVQFVFQGQFSTDYNLAFSSYLMALAPMILVYIIAQKWIISGVTKGAIK